In a single window of the Gossypium hirsutum isolate 1008001.06 chromosome A13, Gossypium_hirsutum_v2.1, whole genome shotgun sequence genome:
- the LOC121212276 gene encoding protein MAIN-LIKE 2-like, whose amino-acid sequence MLNKRSKEDLQQMGSLIDNENKGHISSNINEMIEYRVLRGRIYSVGFQPDERVIPFLELAGFGSATLIQTFDLRYDLISALIERWRPETHTFYLSCGECTITLEDVAVQLGLPIDGNVVTGVSSISSPALLCYELLGRFPSEGKFATLRFSWLKANFEHLPNIATELEVKQATRGYIMHLIGGVLMPDSHGSEVSLMYLPLLSNLHNTRSYSWGSAVLATLYRELCRTTDPSAMDIGGCLILLQSWALYRMPFLASISHQPYIFPLVNRWSTNSGIGRSYTVPIYRLMIENYSREGVAWEGAGPGGGGQGHVAGYRAIAPLQQVQMVAPPGLARPCFDPIGF is encoded by the exons ATGTTGAATAAACGATCTAAAGAGG ATTTGCAGCAAATGGGTTCGTTGATTGATAATGAAAATAAGGGTCACATATCGAGTAACATTAATGagatg ATCGAGTACCGCGTATTGAGGGGTCGTATTTATAGTGTAGGGTTTCAGCCGGATGAACGCGTAATACCGTTCTTAGAGTTAGCGGGGTTCGGATCAGCAACATTGATCCAGACTTTTGATCTGCGATATGACTTAATTTCTGCCTTAATCGAGCGATGGCGTCCGGAGACGCACACATTTTATTTGTCGTGCGGGGAGTGCACCATCACTTTAGAGGACGTTGCAGTACAGCTGGGGCTCCCCATCGATGGGAACGTGGTCACGGGCGTAAGTTCAATCTCGAGTCCGGCTCTCCTTTGCTATGAGTTACTTGGACGCTTCCCAAGTGAGGGGAAATTTGCCACCTTGCGGTTTTCATGgctaaaggccaattttgagcatttgccCAATATTGCCACTGAATTGGAGGTTAAGCAGGCCACTCGAGGTTACATTATGCACCTTATAGGAGGTGTACTCATGCCGGATTCACACGGCAGTGAGGTCAGTTTGATGTACCTACCGCTACTGTCTAATTTGCATAACACGCGTTCATACAGTTGGGGGTCCGCAGTGTTAGCCACGCTATACCGCGAACTTTGTCGGACGACAGATCCTTCTGCGATGGACATAGGCGGATGCCTCATACTGCTGCAGTCGTGGGCACTTTAtcggatgccattcttggcatccatTAGTCACCAGCCATATATATTTCCACTTGTTAATAG ATGGAGCACGAATTCGGGTATCGGGAGGTCATACACGGTTCCGATATACCGTCTGATGATCGAGAATTATTCTAGGGAGGGG GTGGCATGGGAGGGTGCAGGGCCGGGCGGTGGGGGTCAGGGACACGTGGCAGGCTACAGGGCAATCGCGCCCCTGCAACAGGTGCAAATGGTAGCACCTCCGGGTCTGGCTCGACCCTGTTTTGACCCGattggattttaa